One genomic region from Leptospira tipperaryensis encodes:
- the pyrB gene encoding aspartate carbamoyltransferase, with translation MSYNHKNVLDTEQFSKADLDFLIGKTRDMERLVEQNKAFGILTGKLLASLFFEASTRTRLSFEAAMERLGGRVISTVGFQFSSISKGETLYDTMKMIEAYADIAVIRHPVEGSSRIAAGAVKIPVINAGDGAGQHPTQALLDLYTIISEKGTLDGLTIAFIGDLKYGRTIHSLINLLRHYKVHLYLISPPELALPESYKKGLEGFSITWEETTDIKAVWECDVAYVTRIQEERFPDHKEYERLKDLFKINKELILASKKETTILHPLPRVNELSTDVDDLPNAAYFRQARYGVVSRMTLLCLCLGQDF, from the coding sequence ATGTCCTATAATCATAAGAATGTCTTGGATACCGAGCAGTTCTCCAAAGCCGATCTGGATTTTCTCATCGGAAAAACGAGAGATATGGAACGCCTTGTAGAACAAAATAAGGCTTTTGGAATCTTAACTGGAAAACTTTTAGCTTCTCTCTTTTTTGAGGCTTCTACGAGAACACGTCTTTCTTTTGAAGCAGCGATGGAACGTCTTGGAGGAAGAGTGATTTCCACGGTGGGTTTTCAGTTCTCTTCCATTTCAAAGGGAGAAACATTGTATGACACCATGAAGATGATCGAAGCCTACGCGGATATCGCGGTGATTCGTCATCCAGTGGAAGGTTCTTCTCGAATCGCCGCGGGCGCCGTGAAAATTCCGGTGATCAACGCGGGTGACGGAGCCGGACAACATCCGACTCAGGCGCTTCTGGATCTTTACACGATCATTTCCGAAAAAGGAACGTTAGACGGTCTTACAATCGCTTTTATCGGAGATTTAAAATACGGAAGAACGATTCATTCGCTTATCAATTTGCTCAGACACTACAAGGTTCATCTTTATCTGATCTCTCCTCCCGAACTGGCGCTTCCGGAATCTTATAAAAAAGGTCTGGAAGGTTTTTCGATCACTTGGGAAGAAACCACCGATATCAAAGCGGTTTGGGAATGCGACGTCGCCTACGTTACGCGCATCCAAGAGGAAAGATTTCCCGATCACAAGGAATACGAAAGGCTCAAGGATCTTTTTAAGATCAACAAGGAGCTGATTCTTGCATCGAAGAAGGAGACGACGATCTTACATCCTCTTCCAAGAGTGAACGAACTTTCGACGGACGTGGACGATCTGCCAAACGCGGCCTATTTCAGACAGGCCAGATACGGAGTCGTGAGTAGGATGACTCTTCTTTGTCTTTGTTTGGGACAGGATTTCTAA
- a CDS encoding DUF2203 domain-containing protein — protein MERKIWTYEEARKILPTVREITEEYYSYVSELTAELRDKILPENEMEQKEESVRSSIFEWSSKVQEYGIEVKGLWLIDFDHGNGYYCWHLGEEDLLFEHGYEEGFAGRKLIDRENEDGEHQ, from the coding sequence TTGGAACGTAAAATCTGGACATACGAAGAGGCGCGTAAAATTCTACCCACAGTAAGGGAGATTACGGAAGAATACTATTCTTATGTATCAGAACTGACGGCCGAGCTTAGGGACAAAATTCTTCCTGAGAATGAAATGGAACAAAAGGAAGAATCGGTTCGAAGTTCTATCTTCGAATGGTCTTCCAAAGTTCAAGAATACGGAATCGAAGTCAAAGGACTCTGGCTTATAGACTTTGATCACGGAAACGGATATTATTGCTGGCACCTCGGAGAAGAGGACCTTCTGTTCGAACACGGTTACGAAGAAGGTTTTGCCGGAAGAAAATTAATCGATAGGGAAAACGAAGATGGCGAACATCAATGA
- a CDS encoding fatty acid desaturase family protein produces MISAPRRNLPEKKNRIVAFLLSSFFLSLYFGNELGLFQSSWFIGVLLFFSTILSYTLWALIHECVHGNFSNSRDESHLTGRILCIIFGTPYQVAKTAHLMHHKFNRKEGDRIEFLEQNGTPVFIQKFFYYLKLLQGTYILEVAGGFLLSLPLSFSIPFAEKYFSRLPVQRAFFKQIQKPEIIRELRIDCLWIFFLFGIAFFFSGSFFWILGMILIFRGFIVSVLDHSYHYGKEIDDSYSSYNLSVPKVISFLFLNFNYHRVHHFFPGCPWNRLPDQFTKSKDRMDLSLFRQTLNQFQGLLPLPENSKTL; encoded by the coding sequence ATGATAAGCGCTCCTCGAAGAAATCTCCCTGAAAAGAAAAACAGAATCGTCGCCTTTTTGTTAAGCTCATTCTTTTTGTCTCTCTACTTTGGAAACGAGCTCGGTCTTTTTCAATCTTCCTGGTTTATCGGAGTTCTTCTCTTTTTTTCGACGATTCTTTCTTATACTCTCTGGGCTCTCATTCACGAATGTGTTCACGGAAATTTTTCGAACTCAAGAGACGAAAGTCATCTGACCGGAAGAATTCTTTGTATCATTTTCGGAACTCCTTATCAAGTCGCAAAGACCGCTCATCTCATGCATCATAAATTCAATCGAAAGGAGGGGGATAGAATCGAATTCTTAGAACAAAACGGAACTCCGGTTTTCATTCAAAAATTCTTCTATTACTTAAAACTTTTACAGGGAACTTATATTTTAGAAGTCGCTGGCGGCTTTCTTCTTTCCTTGCCGCTTTCGTTTTCAATTCCATTTGCCGAGAAATATTTCTCCCGCCTTCCGGTGCAAAGAGCTTTTTTTAAACAGATTCAAAAACCGGAAATCATTCGAGAGTTGCGGATCGATTGTCTTTGGATTTTTTTCCTCTTTGGAATCGCTTTCTTTTTTTCGGGTTCCTTTTTTTGGATCTTAGGGATGATTTTGATTTTTAGAGGTTTTATCGTTTCTGTCTTGGATCATTCGTATCACTACGGGAAAGAGATCGATGATTCTTATTCTTCTTACAATCTGAGTGTTCCAAAAGTTATCTCCTTTCTCTTTCTAAATTTCAACTATCATAGGGTTCATCATTTCTTTCCGGGTTGTCCTTGGAATCGTCTTCCCGATCAGTTTACAAAGTCGAAAGATCGAATGGACCTTTCTCTCTTTCGACAGACCCTCAATCAATTTCAAGGTCTCTTGCCTCTTCCTGAGAATTCTAAAACTTTATAA